Proteins encoded within one genomic window of Dyadobacter chenhuakuii:
- the trxA gene encoding thioredoxin, producing MATFSELIQGNKPVLVDFSAEWCGPCKMMKPILEKVKSELGDSATIIKVDVDKNKSAANAYKIQGVPTLIVFKHGKPMWRQSGVVQADQLKSIIQKYI from the coding sequence ATGGCCACATTTTCAGAACTTATCCAAGGTAACAAGCCTGTATTAGTCGATTTTTCAGCCGAATGGTGCGGACCTTGTAAAATGATGAAGCCGATTTTAGAAAAGGTGAAATCAGAACTCGGCGATTCCGCAACGATCATTAAAGTGGACGTTGATAAGAACAAATCAGCCGCTAATGCTTACAAAATCCAGGGCGTTCCTACATTGATCGTTTTCAAACATGGCAAACCCATGTGGAGACAATCGGGCGTTGTTCAGGCAGACCAGCTGAAATCCATTATCCAGAAATACATTTAG